In one window of Chitinophagales bacterium DNA:
- a CDS encoding NADH-quinone oxidoreductase subunit D — MTEQHHHITLQEGSIAKQTTTLNLGPTHPATHGVFQNIVELDGERIVSAESTVGYIHRAFEKLAERRPLYQITPITDRLNYCSSPINNMGWHMTCEKLLGVQTPKRVDYLRIIIMELARIADHLICNSIVGVDSGAYTGFLYVMQYRELIYEIYEEVCGSRLTTNIGRIGGFERNFSNTAFEKLEKFLKEYPEVLKEFENLFTRNRIFMDRTIATGAISAERALNYGFTGPNLRAAGVDYDVRVHSPYCSYEEFDFTVPTGTTGDNYDRFLVRNAEMWESLSIIEQAYRKIQSLKGEAAEVYHAEVPEYYLPKKEDVYTKMEALIWHFKIIMGETAIPAGEVYHAVEGANGELGFYLISDGGRTPYRLHFRRPCFVYYQAYEEIVKGAMLSDAIITMSSLNLIAGEMDA, encoded by the coding sequence ATGACAGAGCAACATCATCACATCACCCTGCAGGAAGGCAGTATCGCCAAGCAGACAACCACGCTGAACCTGGGTCCAACACACCCGGCTACGCATGGTGTGTTCCAGAATATTGTTGAGCTGGATGGTGAACGCATCGTGAGTGCAGAATCTACTGTGGGTTATATTCACCGAGCTTTTGAAAAGCTGGCTGAACGCAGACCACTGTACCAGATCACGCCTATCACAGATCGATTGAACTATTGTTCTTCACCCATCAATAATATGGGTTGGCACATGACCTGTGAGAAATTGTTGGGCGTTCAAACACCAAAGCGTGTTGATTACCTGCGCATCATCATCATGGAATTGGCACGTATTGCAGACCACCTGATCTGTAACTCCATCGTGGGTGTGGATAGTGGTGCGTATACAGGCTTCTTGTATGTGATGCAGTATCGCGAATTAATCTATGAGATTTATGAAGAAGTATGTGGGTCCCGCCTTACTACTAATATTGGGCGTATTGGCGGTTTTGAAAGGAATTTCTCAAATACAGCATTTGAGAAACTCGAAAAATTCCTGAAAGAATATCCTGAAGTGTTGAAAGAGTTTGAAAACCTTTTTACACGCAACAGAATCTTTATGGACCGTACCATCGCTACCGGTGCCATCAGTGCAGAACGTGCATTGAATTACGGCTTTACCGGTCCTAACCTACGTGCTGCGGGTGTGGATTATGATGTACGTGTACATAGTCCTTACTGCAGCTACGAAGAATTTGATTTCACTGTACCTACTGGTACAACTGGAGATAACTACGATCGATTCTTGGTGCGCAACGCAGAAATGTGGGAGAGCTTGAGCATTATTGAACAAGCTTATCGCAAAATTCAATCGCTCAAAGGCGAAGCAGCAGAAGTGTATCATGCTGAAGTACCTGAATACTATCTGCCTAAGAAGGAAGATGTGTATACCAAGATGGAAGCTTTGATCTGGCATTTCAAAATCATCATGGGTGAAACAGCTATCCCTGCGGGTGAAGTTTATCATGCAGTGGAAGGTGCCAATGGTGAATTGGGTTTCTACCTCATCAGCGATGGCGGCAGAACCCCATACAGACTACATTTCAGAAGACCATGTTTCGTGTACTATCAGGCGTATGAAGAGATTGTGAAGGGTGCCATGCTGAGTGATGCCATCATCACCATGAGTAGCTTGAACCTGATTGCAGGAGAAATGGATGCTTAA
- a CDS encoding NADH-quinone oxidoreductase subunit C, protein MSLTNEIVQQKLQEKFGDQLTGFETPYGMLSFEAPKEMNLKVLQFLYDEPALSYQFLTDITAVHYPEQVGRELAVVYHLHNLRENHRIRFKVFTSVANTDVFTATKIFSSANWMERETYDFFGINFVGHPNLKRILNVDEMDYFPMRKEFPLEDQTRVDKDDEMFGRGGSII, encoded by the coding sequence ATGAGTCTGACAAACGAAATAGTACAACAGAAACTGCAGGAAAAATTCGGCGACCAGTTAACTGGTTTCGAAACGCCCTATGGTATGCTCAGTTTTGAAGCACCCAAGGAAATGAACCTGAAAGTGTTGCAGTTCCTGTATGATGAGCCTGCACTGAGTTATCAGTTTCTCACCGATATCACGGCTGTGCATTATCCTGAGCAAGTTGGCCGCGAACTGGCTGTGGTGTATCATCTCCACAATCTGCGTGAGAATCACCGCATCCGTTTCAAAGTATTTACTTCAGTAGCAAACACAGATGTGTTTACTGCCACCAAAATATTTTCTTCCGCCAACTGGATGGAGCGCGAGACCTATGACTTCTTTGGTATCAACTTCGTAGGTCATCCTAATCTTAAGCGCATCCTGAACGTAGACGAGATGGATTATTTCCCCATGCGTAAGGAGTTTCCGCTGGAAGATCAGACACGTGTGGACAAAGACGATGAAATGTTTGGCCGCGGTGGCAGCATCATCTAG
- a CDS encoding NADH-quinone oxidoreductase subunit B, with protein sequence MRPVRFNIHPKEAKITDSLLAAPQQVAEMPEGLQGEGYFATSFEKVVGLARKNSIWPLPFATSCCGIEFMATMASHYDLARFGSERVGFSPRQCDLLMVMGTIAKKMGPVLRQVYLQMAEPRWVIAVGACASSGGIFDTYSVLQGIDQVIPVDVYVPGCPPRPEAIIDGVLKVQDLIHNESLRRRNSEQYKALMNAYGIE encoded by the coding sequence ATGCGTCCGGTAAGATTCAATATTCATCCAAAAGAGGCTAAGATTACTGATAGTCTGCTTGCAGCACCCCAACAGGTGGCTGAAATGCCTGAAGGACTTCAGGGCGAAGGCTATTTTGCCACTTCTTTCGAGAAAGTGGTGGGCTTGGCTCGTAAAAACTCTATTTGGCCACTGCCTTTTGCCACTTCTTGCTGTGGTATCGAGTTTATGGCAACCATGGCCTCTCACTATGATCTAGCACGTTTTGGTAGTGAGCGTGTAGGTTTCTCACCCCGTCAGTGCGATTTGCTGATGGTGATGGGTACCATCGCCAAGAAAATGGGTCCGGTATTGCGTCAGGTGTATCTCCAGATGGCAGAGCCACGCTGGGTGATTGCCGTTGGTGCCTGCGCATCCTCTGGCGGTATTTTCGATACTTACAGCGTATTACAAGGTATTGATCAGGTAATTCCGGTAGACGTGTACGTGCCCGGTTGTCCGCCAAGACCGGAAGCCATCATTGATGGTGTATTGAAAGTGCAGGATCTGATTCACAACGAAAGCCTGCGCAGAAGAAACAGCGAACAGTATAAGGCATTGATGAATGCCTATGGCATTGAATAA
- a CDS encoding NADH-quinone oxidoreductase subunit A — MDWLHFLLDSTTSNNATNYFPIALQLIFAAGFVATMIFLSSFIGPKRNTSDKLENFESGIDAVGNARQPMSVKYFLVAILFVLFDVEVIFFYPYAVNFRDLGWAGFTAVVMFVGFFLAGFIYIIKKGALTWED; from the coding sequence ATGGACTGGCTACATTTCTTATTAGACAGTACGACTTCCAATAATGCCACCAATTATTTCCCTATTGCGTTGCAGCTGATCTTTGCTGCCGGCTTTGTGGCAACCATGATTTTCCTGTCCAGTTTTATTGGTCCCAAGCGGAATACTTCCGATAAGCTGGAAAACTTCGAGAGTGGTATTGATGCCGTTGGTAATGCCCGACAGCCGATGTCGGTGAAATACTTTCTGGTAGCCATCCTCTTCGTGTTATTCGATGTGGAAGTGATCTTCTTCTATCCTTATGCGGTGAATTTCAGAGACTTAGGTTGGGCTGGCTTCACGGCTGTCGTGATGTTTGTAGGTTTTTTCCTGGCTGGATTTATCTACATCATCAAGAAAGGTGCTTTAACCTGGGAAGATTAA
- a CDS encoding tetratricopeptide repeat protein produces MKKIVFLVMLMAGSFAQGVSAQSVADGVKFLSYESTRQKSAMETLQKAYNSNPSDPKAVYWYAQALMEDKKNAEAKSIAEKALQAAPNDPLFMVLKAHVDVANGGDFNAAKQAFEQAITLSTEAKGKNKGRINPEILNAIGHAVSEFPAKQSDPLYGIEKLKQAAGFDLTNPDIYINMGICYLRMGGEYGGEAVKAFTEALTRDPKNARAMYRIGSIYYSQQNKELYEKWFGDAIMADPGYAPVYLKFYNYYSDKNVNIAKEYIEKYLANSDKDCSNDYFYAEYLFRAGKYQESLDKAKEMKSGACKDFYATDLLFAYNSDRLGDSIAARDYLKSFFAAAPVDKLSAQQYEFAASVFGKIAGEEKEASAFVEKAMEMETLPAAKLAIASKAAESFRKAKKYTEQLKWLQTVVKMRGGSPSEGEYFGMTNAALSAKDFAQTLDLAKGYMAAFPDKPQPYSFYKRAAMQISTDSSVIVEQLNYLDSVYAAVNLEKYKKDIFLNSYFKLNYYVSKFNNLKKSPDFKVKSDGTRTAVVDEFLATCQKAVEVADKMIQLYPDPNDDNNKFANENKAAIMKNIEYYSKPQGKGGAPAAKQSGNPK; encoded by the coding sequence ATGAAGAAGATCGTTTTCTTAGTGATGCTGATGGCAGGGTCGTTTGCACAGGGTGTTTCGGCACAATCTGTTGCAGATGGTGTGAAGTTCCTCAGTTATGAATCTACTCGTCAGAAGAGTGCAATGGAAACTTTACAAAAAGCGTACAACAGCAATCCTTCTGATCCTAAAGCAGTATACTGGTATGCTCAGGCACTGATGGAAGACAAGAAAAACGCAGAGGCAAAATCCATCGCTGAAAAAGCATTACAGGCTGCACCAAACGATCCATTGTTTATGGTGCTGAAAGCGCATGTGGATGTTGCCAATGGTGGCGATTTCAATGCTGCCAAGCAGGCTTTCGAGCAAGCAATTACGCTCAGCACTGAAGCCAAGGGTAAGAACAAAGGCCGTATCAATCCAGAAATCCTGAATGCCATCGGTCATGCAGTATCTGAATTTCCTGCAAAGCAGTCTGATCCATTGTATGGTATCGAAAAACTGAAGCAGGCTGCAGGTTTCGATTTAACCAATCCGGATATCTACATCAATATGGGTATTTGCTACCTGCGTATGGGTGGTGAATATGGTGGTGAAGCTGTAAAAGCATTTACAGAAGCGCTTACCCGCGATCCTAAGAATGCACGTGCGATGTACCGTATCGGTAGCATTTATTACAGTCAGCAAAACAAAGAACTGTATGAAAAATGGTTTGGTGATGCAATCATGGCTGATCCCGGCTATGCACCTGTTTACCTGAAGTTTTATAACTACTATTCTGACAAGAATGTAAACATTGCCAAAGAATACATTGAAAAATACCTGGCCAATTCAGATAAGGATTGCAGCAATGATTATTTCTATGCTGAATATCTTTTCCGTGCCGGTAAATACCAAGAGAGTTTAGATAAGGCAAAGGAAATGAAGTCTGGCGCTTGTAAAGATTTCTATGCAACAGATCTGCTCTTTGCATATAACTCAGATCGTCTGGGAGATTCTATCGCAGCAAGAGATTACCTGAAAAGCTTTTTTGCTGCAGCGCCTGTAGATAAACTGTCTGCACAGCAATATGAATTTGCAGCTTCAGTTTTCGGTAAGATTGCCGGTGAAGAAAAAGAAGCTTCTGCTTTTGTTGAAAAAGCAATGGAAATGGAGACTTTGCCTGCTGCCAAGTTGGCTATTGCTTCAAAAGCTGCTGAAAGTTTCCGTAAGGCCAAGAAATACACTGAGCAGTTGAAGTGGTTGCAAACCGTCGTAAAAATGAGAGGTGGTTCGCCTTCTGAAGGTGAGTATTTCGGTATGACCAACGCTGCCCTTTCTGCCAAAGATTTCGCACAGACATTGGATTTGGCCAAGGGTTATATGGCTGCCTTCCCTGATAAGCCCCAGCCATACAGCTTCTACAAGCGTGCTGCGATGCAAATCAGCACAGACTCTTCTGTAATTGTTGAGCAGCTGAACTATCTGGATTCCGTGTATGCAGCGGTTAATCTGGAGAAATACAAGAAAGATATCTTCCTGAACAGCTATTTCAAGCTTAACTACTATGTGTCTAAGTTTAACAACCTGAAGAAAAGCCCTGATTTCAAGGTAAAATCTGATGGTACACGTACTGCGGTAGTGGACGAATTCCTGGCTACCTGTCAGAAAGCGGTAGAAGTAGCGGATAAGATGATCCAGCTCTACCCTGATCCAAACGATGACAACAATAAATTCGCCAATGAGAACAAGGCGGCGATCATGAAAAACATCGAATATTACTCCAAGCCTCAGGGCAAAGGAGGGGCGCCTGCCGCAAAACAAAGCGGTAACCCCAAATAA
- a CDS encoding substrate-binding domain-containing protein: MKQMNRLIKVLYLSMLIVACGQQEQAEDTRDTPNKGTIYISVEESFRPVIEEQIKVYEASYPGTHIVAAYKPEVDCMRDLQKDSTRMVIVARGLNQQEAEYYQQQLSYKPVYGILAYDAVAVIVNKAAPDSVFTMQSIKDILSGKQDKTAVMDGKNATGTVRFLKDSVLRGANFGKNVVAAANSQEVVDIVSKRADVVGFVGLGWIGDNYDPKQAVYRKSIRLALVECVLCPEKEVFAKPSQSTITYGQYPLARPLCYILKENATGLGTGFMNFMSLERGQLIFRRSFLAPAKMNLSRRSGKIKESE; this comes from the coding sequence ATGAAGCAGATGAACAGATTGATCAAAGTTCTTTATTTATCGATGCTGATTGTTGCTTGCGGACAGCAGGAACAGGCAGAAGACACAAGAGATACGCCCAATAAGGGTACCATCTACATTAGTGTGGAAGAGAGTTTCCGTCCCGTGATAGAGGAGCAGATTAAAGTGTATGAAGCTTCTTATCCCGGAACGCATATTGTTGCGGCATATAAGCCTGAAGTGGATTGTATGCGCGATCTCCAGAAAGACAGCACTCGCATGGTTATTGTTGCCAGAGGGCTGAATCAACAGGAGGCTGAATACTACCAGCAGCAACTCTCTTACAAACCAGTGTATGGGATTTTGGCGTATGATGCCGTGGCAGTGATAGTGAATAAAGCTGCACCAGATAGTGTCTTCACCATGCAGTCGATAAAAGACATATTGAGCGGTAAGCAGGATAAAACTGCGGTAATGGATGGGAAGAATGCAACCGGTACTGTTCGCTTTTTGAAAGACAGTGTACTACGTGGCGCCAATTTTGGTAAAAACGTAGTGGCAGCTGCCAATAGTCAGGAAGTTGTAGACATTGTTTCCAAAAGAGCAGATGTGGTTGGTTTTGTTGGCTTGGGCTGGATTGGTGACAATTACGATCCCAAGCAGGCGGTCTATCGTAAAAGTATCAGGCTGGCACTGGTAGAATGTGTGTTATGCCCTGAGAAAGAAGTGTTTGCGAAGCCAAGTCAGTCTACCATTACCTACGGTCAATACCCTTTGGCACGCCCCTTGTGTTATATACTAAAGGAGAATGCCACTGGTCTTGGAACAGGCTTTATGAATTTCATGAGTCTGGAAAGAGGTCAGCTGATTTTCAGGAGATCATTTTTAGCGCCAGCTAAAATGAATCTTTCCCGCAGATCAGGAAAAATAAAAGAGTCTGAATAA
- a CDS encoding energy transducer TonB: protein MKPEEILKSDVLDILFENRHKAYGAYVLRKAYHQRLSRAVLSTTLLVCLFALVQSWKVPKRIGHVQAGALWADTIRLVTVPLEKEIKKTDLVKPKQLAQQQHVTPVITPDNQVKETVPDISLLENAIISTKTVAGDTVDENLIMPPVEGDGGTIVNSAAPVEDIPMILEKAAQMPEFPGGKEAMIRFLMRNLPQPDDIAEGEKLAVLARFVVDADGHIINIEIENSGRKDLDQAVISAIGKMPRWKPGMQNGRSVPVYFRLPVTFVSNE from the coding sequence ATGAAACCCGAAGAAATCCTGAAGAGTGATGTCTTGGACATCCTTTTCGAAAATCGCCACAAAGCTTATGGGGCTTATGTTTTACGTAAAGCCTATCATCAACGATTAAGCCGTGCTGTGCTCAGTACTACACTCCTTGTGTGTTTGTTTGCCCTTGTTCAAAGTTGGAAAGTGCCCAAAAGAATCGGGCATGTACAAGCGGGAGCGTTGTGGGCAGATACCATCCGATTGGTAACAGTTCCATTGGAAAAGGAAATCAAGAAAACAGATTTGGTTAAGCCAAAGCAATTAGCCCAGCAACAACATGTTACACCTGTAATCACACCAGATAATCAGGTGAAAGAGACAGTGCCAGACATCAGCCTGTTGGAAAATGCCATCATCAGCACAAAAACTGTGGCCGGAGATACCGTCGATGAAAACCTAATCATGCCACCTGTTGAAGGAGATGGAGGTACTATAGTTAATTCGGCTGCACCTGTAGAGGACATACCCATGATTTTGGAGAAAGCAGCGCAAATGCCCGAGTTTCCTGGAGGTAAAGAGGCCATGATCCGCTTTCTGATGCGGAATCTGCCCCAGCCGGATGATATTGCAGAAGGTGAGAAGCTGGCTGTATTGGCCAGGTTTGTGGTGGACGCAGACGGACATATTATAAATATTGAAATAGAAAACTCCGGAAGGAAGGATTTAGATCAAGCGGTGATTAGTGCCATCGGAAAAATGCCCAGATGGAAACCGGGCATGCAAAATGGTCGTTCTGTGCCTGTGTATTTCCGTTTGCCAGTAACATTTGTATCAAACGAATAA
- a CDS encoding low molecular weight phosphotyrosine protein phosphatase: MVCLGNICRSPLAEGIMQTVAAEAGLDWTVDSAGTANYHVGEPPHRLSQKVSKINGIDISQQRCRQFRAKDMLEYDRIYVMDTNNYADVQRMSGQYWAPEKTSLLLDALWPGQNKSVPDPWYGEEDGYHDVFALIKRACGKIVADYQASTL, from the coding sequence ATGGTTTGTCTAGGGAATATTTGTCGCAGCCCACTTGCAGAGGGCATTATGCAAACTGTTGCTGCAGAAGCAGGATTGGATTGGACTGTAGACAGTGCCGGCACAGCGAATTATCATGTAGGCGAACCGCCGCATCGACTTTCCCAAAAGGTTTCCAAAATAAACGGTATTGACATCAGTCAGCAGCGATGCAGACAGTTTCGTGCCAAGGACATGTTGGAGTACGATCGCATTTATGTGATGGACACCAACAACTATGCAGACGTACAACGCATGAGCGGACAATACTGGGCACCCGAAAAAACATCCTTATTACTCGATGCACTCTGGCCCGGACAAAACAAATCAGTTCCAGACCCATGGTATGGCGAGGAAGATGGCTATCATGATGTTTTTGCCTTGATTAAGCGGGCATGCGGAAAAATTGTAGCAGATTATCAGGCTAGTACCCTGTAA
- a CDS encoding histidine--tRNA ligase encodes MSKPSIPQGTRDFSAAVVRKRQYIFQTIRTVFETYGFQPLETPAMENLDTLMGKYGEEGDKLIFKILNNGLDNPAKLEQIKADFDKVLEGKNTKGITERALRYDLTIPFARYVAMNLGQLTLPFKRYQIQPVWRADRPQKGRYREFYQCDADVVGSNSLLNEVELTHIYQTVFNQLKVPVEIRINSRKILAALAEVCGGADKLTDITVAIDKLDKIGLEKVKEELTQRGLSDQQIGTIQQYLQISGSNKEKLATLTQLIGHTTIGAQGIAEVQHLLNYATNIDALVADFTLARGLNYYTGIIFEVKATTVQMGSIGGGGRYDDLTGLFGVPNVPGVGISFGVDRIYDVMEELQVFPDEVQTGTQVLFFNLGEAESRNAFTLMQQLREVGIRCELFHEQAKFDKQFKYAEKKAIPYVVIIGTQEMEQATCTLKNIATGEQQTLAQAALRAAIQS; translated from the coding sequence ATGTCCAAACCTTCTATACCACAAGGCACCAGAGATTTTAGCGCAGCAGTTGTACGCAAGCGTCAATATATTTTTCAAACCATCCGCACCGTGTTTGAAACCTATGGCTTTCAGCCATTGGAAACACCAGCCATGGAAAACCTGGATACCCTCATGGGTAAATATGGCGAGGAAGGTGATAAACTGATTTTCAAAATCCTCAATAACGGACTTGACAATCCCGCCAAGTTGGAACAAATCAAAGCCGACTTTGATAAAGTACTGGAAGGAAAGAACACCAAAGGAATTACAGAACGTGCTCTGCGTTATGACCTCACCATTCCATTTGCCCGTTATGTAGCAATGAATTTAGGTCAGCTTACGCTACCATTCAAACGTTATCAAATACAGCCTGTATGGCGTGCCGACAGACCACAGAAGGGTCGTTACCGCGAATTCTATCAGTGTGATGCAGATGTAGTAGGCAGCAATAGTTTATTGAATGAAGTAGAGCTGACGCATATCTATCAAACAGTTTTCAATCAACTGAAAGTACCTGTTGAGATTCGTATCAACAGCAGAAAAATCTTAGCTGCATTAGCAGAAGTTTGTGGCGGTGCGGATAAACTTACAGACATTACGGTTGCTATTGATAAGCTGGATAAGATTGGCCTAGAAAAAGTAAAAGAAGAACTTACACAACGTGGTTTAAGTGATCAACAGATTGGCACGATTCAACAATACTTACAAATCAGCGGCAGCAATAAGGAAAAACTAGCCACACTCACACAACTGATTGGTCATACTACGATTGGTGCACAAGGCATTGCTGAAGTACAACACCTGCTGAATTATGCTACCAATATTGATGCATTGGTTGCTGATTTTACACTGGCCCGCGGACTTAATTATTACACCGGCATCATCTTCGAAGTAAAAGCTACTACGGTACAAATGGGCAGCATTGGAGGCGGTGGCCGATATGATGATTTAACTGGATTGTTTGGCGTACCTAATGTACCGGGCGTAGGTATTTCCTTTGGCGTAGACCGCATCTACGATGTGATGGAAGAACTGCAGGTATTTCCTGATGAAGTACAAACAGGTACACAAGTATTGTTTTTCAATCTCGGTGAAGCAGAGAGCCGTAATGCCTTTACATTAATGCAACAATTACGCGAAGTAGGTATCCGCTGTGAACTCTTCCATGAGCAAGCTAAGTTTGACAAGCAATTCAAATATGCAGAGAAGAAAGCCATTCCTTATGTAGTCATTATCGGCACTCAGGAAATGGAACAAGCCACTTGCACTTTAAAAAATATTGCCACTGGTGAGCAACAGACATTGGCACAAGCTGCCTTGCGCGCAGCAATTCAATCCTGA
- a CDS encoding acyloxyacyl hydrolase, whose product MIRQVIWLLLFCPLLTLAQEKELAYDLALTQGSIYAHTKDVENTKGARPIGIEWSFVWRKTDSTTYRKFYGFPSQGISVQWTNFDNAILGRGFTAAYFIEPDIHFGQDAGMGIRAAAGMAFLNNPHDPQKNPTNSSYSTRLNSYLALGLRPYWQISSQWQAFGMLSYRHTSNGGVSLPNKGVNWITMDAGLRYYPNKKQDLRERIQRWKQLGYQKTTRWDIGMFYASRSIDNTSAERFGVLGLSLLVSKQTGRTHAFTLGAELYQDNALREQLKADTLQASAIKSGLLLGHEFLWGRFIFSQQIGMYLFDQSPYYPVWYHRWGLLYRVRERWLLGFQLKAHKHIALFPDLRIQYSFKKRSN is encoded by the coding sequence ATGATTCGTCAAGTCATTTGGCTGTTACTCTTTTGTCCTTTGCTCACGCTGGCACAGGAAAAAGAGCTTGCATATGATCTTGCCCTGACACAAGGCAGTATCTATGCCCACACCAAGGATGTGGAGAATACAAAAGGTGCACGACCAATTGGCATTGAATGGAGCTTTGTCTGGCGCAAGACAGATAGCACCACCTACCGTAAGTTCTATGGATTTCCTTCTCAGGGCATTAGTGTGCAGTGGACGAATTTTGATAATGCTATTCTGGGCCGTGGATTCACTGCTGCTTATTTCATTGAGCCGGATATACATTTTGGTCAAGATGCCGGAATGGGCATCCGTGCTGCTGCCGGCATGGCCTTTCTGAATAACCCACATGACCCACAAAAGAATCCAACCAACAGCTCTTACAGTACCCGATTAAACAGCTATCTGGCATTGGGACTTAGGCCCTATTGGCAAATCAGTTCGCAATGGCAAGCCTTTGGCATGCTTTCTTACCGGCATACTTCCAATGGTGGAGTTTCCTTACCCAATAAAGGCGTGAACTGGATAACCATGGATGCAGGCCTTCGCTATTATCCCAACAAAAAACAAGATCTACGCGAACGCATTCAACGATGGAAGCAACTGGGCTATCAAAAAACAACTCGCTGGGACATTGGTATGTTCTATGCATCCAGAAGTATCGATAATACTTCAGCAGAAAGATTTGGTGTACTGGGCCTTTCGCTATTGGTATCCAAACAAACCGGACGCACGCATGCTTTCACGCTTGGTGCAGAACTGTATCAGGACAATGCGCTTCGCGAACAATTAAAAGCAGATACACTTCAGGCTTCAGCAATCAAATCAGGCTTACTACTGGGCCATGAATTTCTGTGGGGCAGATTTATTTTTAGTCAGCAAATAGGTATGTATCTCTTTGATCAAAGTCCCTACTACCCAGTCTGGTATCATCGTTGGGGATTATTGTATCGCGTTCGGGAAAGATGGCTATTAGGCTTTCAGCTGAAAGCACACAAGCATATAGCCTTATTCCCTGATCTCCGGATTCAGTATAGTTTCAAAAAGCGCAGCAATTAA
- a CDS encoding DMT family transporter, whose translation MKQAPRVSYQLQGVFFVLLGAIAFSGKAILAKLVYLEYPLSVSALLVMRMGFSLPFFLYLLFRETAKKQVPEPWSVKWRILGIGVLGYYISSYFDFWGLQYISAGLERIILFTYPAIVVLVSAWIYKAHVNGTQLLALVLTYLGVGVAYFSDIQTGDARATTIGSLLIFGCAFTYAFYVIWSARIIPKVGSAYFSGLAMQSATVLVILHFIVAGNDLTEFFRLPWKVYGYMLIMAIFTTVIPVLLIASGLKRIGSSNVAIVSAVGPLATIFMASYFLGESFGWMQGIGTAFVITGVLLIGRKIQRTAPTEAAN comes from the coding sequence ATGAAGCAAGCGCCCAGAGTTTCTTATCAATTGCAAGGTGTGTTCTTTGTACTCTTGGGTGCAATTGCTTTTTCTGGCAAAGCCATTTTGGCCAAGCTTGTTTACCTGGAATATCCGCTCAGTGTATCTGCCTTATTGGTGATGCGCATGGGCTTCTCTCTGCCTTTCTTTCTCTATTTATTGTTTAGAGAAACCGCGAAGAAACAAGTACCCGAGCCTTGGTCGGTAAAATGGCGGATACTCGGTATCGGCGTGTTAGGTTATTATATCAGTAGCTATTTCGATTTCTGGGGTTTGCAATACATCAGCGCCGGTCTGGAGCGAATCATATTATTTACCTATCCAGCTATTGTGGTGCTGGTCTCTGCATGGATCTATAAAGCGCATGTAAATGGCACGCAACTTTTAGCGCTTGTACTTACTTATTTGGGTGTCGGTGTTGCTTATTTCAGTGATATTCAAACAGGCGATGCGCGCGCGACAACTATTGGCAGTCTATTGATTTTTGGTTGTGCATTCACCTATGCATTTTATGTAATCTGGAGTGCACGCATCATACCAAAAGTGGGCTCTGCTTATTTTTCGGGACTGGCCATGCAAAGTGCAACCGTATTGGTGATACTGCATTTTATTGTGGCAGGAAACGATCTTACTGAATTCTTCCGCCTGCCATGGAAAGTGTATGGTTATATGTTGATCATGGCCATATTCACAACGGTGATTCCAGTACTGTTGATTGCATCTGGTTTGAAGCGGATTGGTAGCAGTAATGTGGCCATTGTTTCTGCTGTTGGGCCACTGGCTACCATCTTTATGGCATCTTATTTTTTGGGTGAGTCTTTTGGCTGGATGCAGGGTATTGGCACTGCATTCGTGATTACCGGTGTTTTATTGATTGGCAGAAAAATTCAGCGCACTGCACCAACAGAAGCAGCCAATTAA